In Ureibacillus thermophilus, the genomic stretch AGATCAATACCTACATCTTTATTTCCTAATCCAAACAAATTTTGTACTCCCTTTCTATTTACAGCTTTGTTTCTCTAAGACTGTCCAAAATCATAAATTTTATTATAGCGGATTGTGTCGAAAAATTATAGTATCAAGGGGCGTTTTTCCCATGAATTTCATGCAACCCATACATTTTTCGCATTAATCATTGTATTGCGAAATTGCGCTTGACACAACGAAAAATATATTGTTATTTTTTACAAACTCATTACAAATCCACTTATAATAAGACGATTTTTACGAATGAAAGTTCTTTGAAACATCAACATGATGTAAAAAAAGCCGAAAATCCGAAAAATAAAGGACTTTCGACTTTTTTGGAATGAAGTTTTCACAATTGAAACAAGCATTAAATATATCCTTGCTCTTTTAAACTAAAGTATTGATGATCGCCAATTATAAGATGATCAATCAATTCAATCCCGATGATATACCCAGCTTCTTGCAGCCTTTTTGTCACTTCAATATCCTCTGGACTTGGCGCCGCATTCCCGCTTGGATGGTTATGGGCGCAAATAATGGAAGCAGCTGAACGCTTAATCGCTTCTTTAAAAATTTCACGAGGATGTACGATAGACGAATTCAAGCTTCCAATAAAAATCGTTTGCTTATGAATGACCTGATTTTTCGTATTTAAATATAATGCTACAAAATGTTCCTGCTGCAATGAACTCATTTCAGGCATTAAAAAGGATGCCGCATCTTTCGGAGAACGGACGGCAAAGCGGGAATCTATTTGCTTTTGGGAAAGCCTCCTTCCCAGTTCAATCGCTGCCAAAAGCTGAACTGCCTTTGCTTGTCCAATCCCTTTAATGGACATGATTTCTTCTAATGTGGCGTATTTTAATTCATGCAATTTTTCAAAATACGTGAGGACCCGATTGGCAAGGGAGAGGACCGATTCCTGCTTCGTTCCGGTTCTGAGCAGAATCGCAATGAGCTCTACGTTTGATAAACTTTGTGGCCCTTGTTTAATAAGCCTTTCCCTTGGACGATCATCGATATGGATATCACGAATCATCAATTCAGAAAAAGTGCCGATGGACATCCAATAACCTCCCTAAAATTCGATAATTTTCAATTCCACCAGTTTTTCAAACAGCGATGCAATCGGCAGACCAACAACGGTATTGTAGTCTCCCTCGATTCGGTCGATAAATAAAGCCCCGCCCGTTTGGATTCCGTAGCCACCAGCTTTATCAAAAGGGTCTTTCGTTTCCACATATTTTTCAATTAATGGTTTAGGGAGGTATTTAAAATAAACATCTGTCACTTCCACAAAAGATTCCACTTGGCGATCTTTAGTCATAATTGCTACAGCAGTCATCACTTGATGGCGATTGGATGAAAGTTTCTCTAAATGAGCAATCGCCTCTTCCTTTGTTTTCGGTTTGTGGAGAAGCTCATTATTGAATACTACAATAGTATCTGCACCAATAACCGTTTTTCCGGGGCAAAGGGAGGCTACATCTTTAGTTTTTAATAATGCCACTTTTTGAACGTAGTCTTTAAAATCCGTTGCCTGTACAGAAGTTTCTTCCACACTGCTTGTGATGACTTCGAATGGGACGCCCAACTTTGAAAATAATTCTTTTCTTCTTGGTGAGGCTGAAGCTAAAACGAGTTGATGTGTTGTTCTAAATTTCATTTCCATTCCTCCTATACATAATATAGCCGAGGAATGGCATTTTGAAAAATTTATCGAAGGAATAAAATTTTACAAATCGCCCGTTTTTATCGTTTAAAATTCGATTTTCAAACACTCATTTTCCGTAAAATAATGGGCTAATAAATGCATGCGAATAACTGATAAATCGCTTGAAATGCTTGATAATGCAATGTTGATGGTCTCCCAATCCGGAGGCAAATTTTCCTGTTTTTCACCCTTTTCAAAATGAAAATTTGAAGGATCTTCACTTTTCAACAAGGAAGGGATTTTTTTTAATGCCGGATCTGAACAGCCTGCTGCAATTAACTTAAAAGGTTTGACAAAGGATGGAGGATCTTCTGATGGAACGATTCCTTCTTTTGTAGTCGCCACGTTTGACCAAACATAATAACTTCCATCTATTTCAACAACGGCGCTCGTATTTAAACGGGAATTGCCATATACAAACTCCGTAGCCTTTTCAAAGGTGGAAAAAACCCCATACTGATTTGCATAAAACTGCACATAGTCATTCTCTTTTTCTTCTTGCTTTACTTCTGAACTTACAGGAATCAGTTTTTCCGATTTGGCCTCTTCTTTATATGTTGGACTCATAGCATTCAACATAAGAATAAATACGAGAACTCCGACAAATCCCGTCATAGAACCTAATAGAGCTGCCCGTATCATTTCCCTTCGCCCTATGATATGCGGAAATTTCATCAAATCACCCTTTTCTATTGCAATCCACATCATTTTCTTGCCGAACAAAGTCCTTATTATTTCATATGTTTATGTTCCTTTGAAAATGAATATTCAATAAAAAAGGGTATAAAATTTGCCGTCCGACTCTCTTAAAAATCTACTTCTTTCAGCAATTCATTCCGGATTTCTGAAAGCAAATATAAAGACCCTGTCACAATGGTAATGCCATCAAAATAGATGTTTGATTGGATAAATGGAATACAATCTTTTAATATTTCTTTTTTCTTTGCCCTTGAAAGTTGTTGTAAAAATTGAGCATTGGCTGCACGGGGATTTTCAAAATCGACGAAATAAAATTCATCGCTGACCGATTCGAACAGCCTTAGCACCTTTTCAATGTCTTTATCCTTCACCATACCTACAACAAACCGAATAGCTTTGCCTGGAAACTGCTGCTTGATTGTTTCAACTAGTTTTTCAGCACTTGCAGGATTATGGGCTCCATCAAAATAAACGTTCGGAAACACCTGTTCAAAACGGCCGGGCAAACTTGTTTTTTCAATCCCTTGCCGAATCGCTTCCATTTGGACATCGATTTGCAAGTTTTTCGCTGCTTCCAGAAAAGCAGTAATGGCCAATGCCATATTAATTTTTTGATGGTCTCCTGCCATTTTTCTTGATAATCCTTCAATTGTGCATGGCACGCGTGAATTGAAATAGATTTCCTCCGATTCATCCTGTTGAACATAAAAATCTTCTCCATAAATGAATAACGGGGATTTTTCCGAGCGGACCTTCTCTTTCACTACAGATAAAGCCTCCTCTGGCAAAATCCCAACCATTGCCGGCTTGCCAGATTTAATAATCCCTGCTTTATGAAAGGCAATTTCCTCCAACGTATTCCCTAAAATTTGTGTATGTTCTAGGGCAATGCTTGTAATGACCGAAACAAGCGGTGTTACGACATTCGTACTGTCTTCAAGACCTCCTAATCCCGTTTCAAGAAGCACTAAATCGACTTTTTCGTTGTCAAAATGTAGAAAAGCCGCGCAAGTTAACAGCTCAAAATCGGTGAGTAGACCGCTTATCCCTGCATACATCATTTCTTTGAAAAGCTCGTCCATTTCCTTTTCCGTAATCGGTATTCCATTCACTTGAATTTGGTCATGGACATCCACGATGCAGGGAGAAGTAAATTTCCCTACTGAAAGCCCATGGCAAAGGGCAATTTGTTCAAGAAAAGCAACAGTTGAACCCTTTCCATTAGTCCCCGCAACATGGACAACTTGAAGTTTTTTGTGCGGTTCCTGCAGCAAGGCCAACGCTCTTTTCATTCCTTCCAAACCAGGTTTAATAGAAGGGTCGCTCTCCACATTCCATTTTTCTTTATATCGTTCAAAGTTCCGTATCATACGTTTCTTCCTTCTCTTTTAAAAATTTCCGCACTTCTGCAATAAAAAAGATGGAACCGGTAATGACAAGCAATTCATCAGATTGAATTTTTGCGATTTCCCGCTTCACCAACTCTTTCCAATCATCATGGGCTTCTTTATAAGGATGTGAGGAATACTTTGCCAATTCCTCTGCTTTTGCTGCTCTTGGAATGGGAAGTTCCGTAAAATAAATGGCTTTAGCAACCTCATCCAACATAGATATGCTTTCTTTATAGTCTTTATCATTCATTACAGAGTAGATAAACTTATATTTTTTGTGCGGGTATTGTTTCATTAATGTGTGGATTAGAGCTTTTGTACCTTCTGGATTATGGGAACCGTCTAAAACGATTTGTTGTCCAATCCGTTCAAAACGCCCTGGCCAAAAAGCATTTTCTAATGCCCTTTGAATGTTTTTGTCCGTAAAGCGGTCAAACCCGATGCTTCGTAAAATGGTAGCTGCAGTTAAAGCACAGCTCGCATTGGCAATTTGATGGGTTCCCAACATCTTTAACGAAATATTTAACTCTACTTTCCCTAGATGGTATGTAAAACGCTGTTTTCCTTCTTCTGTTTGAATATCTGAAACAAAGAAATCTTCGCCATAGATGAAAAGAGGCGCATTTTGTTCTTCTGCCTCTGTACGTATAATTTCAAGCGCTTCTTCATTCGTTGCAGCAGTGACAACCGGAATATTTCTTTTGATAATTCCTGCCTTCTGATAGGCAATGTCCTTATACGTGTTCCCTAATATGTGGGTATGGTCAAGGGAAACCGTTGTAATGATAGAAATGAGCGGCGTGATGACATTCGTGCAATCAAAACGCCCCCCTATGCCTGCTTCTATGATGGCGATATCTACCTCTTCTTCTTCAAAATACATAAACGCAATGAGCGTCATGATTTCAAAAAAGTTCGGATATTTCCCGTCGAGCTGATCAATGAGGTGAAATAAACGATTTGCAAGGGATAAAAACCGTTCGTCCGGAATTTCCAATCCATTAATGGTAATACGTTCATTTACTCTTTCCAAATGGGGAGATGTAAAAGCTCCTACTTGATATCCAGCTTTTTCGAGCATTTCTTTTAAATAAGTAACCGTTGACCCTTTTCCGTTTGAGCCGGCAATATGGATAAATGGCACCTTTTCATGGGGATTTCCAAGCAAAGGCAACCATTTGTTCATTGCGTCAAAAGGTTCCCCTTTATGTTTTTCTGCCCGTAAACCATACATAAAATTTGTGCATTCTTCGATGGTTGTAAACAAAATATTCCCCTCCTAACTTCCACCTTATTTTACTTCAAATGCAATGGTGTGGCATTAAAAAGTGCATAGGATGATGAAGCAACTTCCTCATTTATGGTTTGTCCAAAGAAAGCAAAATGATAAAAAATTCGCCAAACCGATGTTTCCATCGATTCGGCGAATTGCCTTCTTACATTTGTTTCAGCTCATCTAAGCGTTTTTTCACTGCGTCGTATTTTTCTTGGTAATCTAAAAGTTTTTCCCGCTCTTTTGCAACAAGGGCTTCCGGCGCTTTTTTCACGAAATTCTCGTTGGAAAGCTTGCCGGATACAAGTTTTACTTCTTTTGCCCATTTATCCAACTCTTTTTCAAGGCGGACAATTTCTTCTTCCAAGTTAATGAGTCCTGCAAGCGGCAAGAATAGTTCGGCACCTGTTACAACCGCTGTCATCGATTTTTCAGGAGCTTCGAATTCTACTCCGATGACTAATTGCTCCGGATTGCAGAAACGTTCAATATACGCTTTATTTTCTTCCAAAATGTTTACAGTTTCTGCATCTTTTGCCTTAATGTATAGCGGCACTTTTTTGCTGATAGGCGTATTCACTTCGGCACGGATATTGCGTACGGAACGTATAATGTCCATAAGAAGTTTCATTTGGCTCGATTCTTCTTTGAAATTGAATTCTGGTCTCACCTTTGGCCATTCGGCAACCGTGATGGATTCTCCTTGATGTGGGAGGTGCTGCCAAATTTCTTCAGTGATAAACGGCATCATCGGATGAAGCAAGCGCATTGTATTGTCAAGCACATATGCTAATACAGAACGAGTTGTAAGTTTCGCTGCTTCATCGTCACCGT encodes the following:
- a CDS encoding bifunctional folylpolyglutamate synthase/dihydrofolate synthase, whose translation is MIRNFERYKEKWNVESDPSIKPGLEGMKRALALLQEPHKKLQVVHVAGTNGKGSTVAFLEQIALCHGLSVGKFTSPCIVDVHDQIQVNGIPITEKEMDELFKEMMYAGISGLLTDFELLTCAAFLHFDNEKVDLVLLETGLGGLEDSTNVVTPLVSVITSIALEHTQILGNTLEEIAFHKAGIIKSGKPAMVGILPEEALSVVKEKVRSEKSPLFIYGEDFYVQQDESEEIYFNSRVPCTIEGLSRKMAGDHQKINMALAITAFLEAAKNLQIDVQMEAIRQGIEKTSLPGRFEQVFPNVYFDGAHNPASAEKLVETIKQQFPGKAIRFVVGMVKDKDIEKVLRLFESVSDEFYFVDFENPRAANAQFLQQLSRAKKKEILKDCIPFIQSNIYFDGITIVTGSLYLLSEIRNELLKEVDF
- the radC gene encoding RadC family protein, which encodes MSIGTFSELMIRDIHIDDRPRERLIKQGPQSLSNVELIAILLRTGTKQESVLSLANRVLTYFEKLHELKYATLEEIMSIKGIGQAKAVQLLAAIELGRRLSQKQIDSRFAVRSPKDAASFLMPEMSSLQQEHFVALYLNTKNQVIHKQTIFIGSLNSSIVHPREIFKEAIKRSAASIICAHNHPSGNAAPSPEDIEVTKRLQEAGYIIGIELIDHLIIGDHQYFSLKEQGYI
- a CDS encoding Maf family protein, producing the protein MKFRTTHQLVLASASPRRKELFSKLGVPFEVITSSVEETSVQATDFKDYVQKVALLKTKDVASLCPGKTVIGADTIVVFNNELLHKPKTKEEAIAHLEKLSSNRHQVMTAVAIMTKDRQVESFVEVTDVYFKYLPKPLIEKYVETKDPFDKAGGYGIQTGGALFIDRIEGDYNTVVGLPIASLFEKLVELKIIEF
- a CDS encoding bifunctional folylpolyglutamate synthase/dihydrofolate synthase, which codes for MFTTIEECTNFMYGLRAEKHKGEPFDAMNKWLPLLGNPHEKVPFIHIAGSNGKGSTVTYLKEMLEKAGYQVGAFTSPHLERVNERITINGLEIPDERFLSLANRLFHLIDQLDGKYPNFFEIMTLIAFMYFEEEEVDIAIIEAGIGGRFDCTNVITPLISIITTVSLDHTHILGNTYKDIAYQKAGIIKRNIPVVTAATNEEALEIIRTEAEEQNAPLFIYGEDFFVSDIQTEEGKQRFTYHLGKVELNISLKMLGTHQIANASCALTAATILRSIGFDRFTDKNIQRALENAFWPGRFERIGQQIVLDGSHNPEGTKALIHTLMKQYPHKKYKFIYSVMNDKDYKESISMLDEVAKAIYFTELPIPRAAKAEELAKYSSHPYKEAHDDWKELVKREIAKIQSDELLVITGSIFFIAEVRKFLKEKEETYDTEL